A genomic segment from Gracilimonas sediminicola encodes:
- a CDS encoding murein transglycosylase domain-containing protein yields MKTSLLFGLVILFFSSTHITAQDASLTWEEYRQQRQQQLEQIQAAQDSALHQSIADYEAYVFQHEMDFNRFRDDMLRQWGDFKERTKINWIEYQNGGKVRWDVDFEDGEGTIEVLADENDTEDSLLIAIENAVLDLISSKGTETELPDETEKEVMQEPILADQIDIPEDMDSLQYAKEVAEQTEIKEVEAEDGTTRKIAVLNLQLVPDHLRTRAEKFRKEVETYSDKYEIDPTLVLAIIHTESFFNPMAKSHANALGLMQIVPRTAGRDVYRVLNGKDAIPSAEYLFNPDQNVHFGSTYIDILMNRYMRGIEDRTVHEYLVICAYNTGAGNVARAYINSTNFNNARDTINGMSAQENYDYLLANLPWDETKNYLKKVTERRSQYKEWLASDD; encoded by the coding sequence ATGAAGACGTCACTATTATTTGGACTGGTCATACTTTTCTTTTCATCGACACACATCACAGCACAAGACGCATCACTCACCTGGGAAGAATACCGACAGCAACGGCAGCAGCAGCTCGAACAAATTCAGGCAGCCCAGGACTCGGCTCTCCACCAAAGCATCGCCGACTATGAAGCCTATGTATTTCAGCATGAAATGGATTTTAACCGATTCCGGGATGATATGTTACGGCAGTGGGGAGACTTTAAAGAGCGGACCAAGATCAACTGGATTGAGTATCAAAATGGAGGTAAAGTCCGATGGGACGTAGACTTCGAAGACGGTGAAGGCACCATCGAAGTGCTGGCTGATGAAAACGACACCGAAGACAGCCTGCTTATTGCCATCGAGAATGCCGTTCTGGATTTGATTAGCAGTAAGGGCACCGAAACGGAACTGCCCGATGAAACCGAAAAAGAGGTGATGCAAGAGCCTATTTTAGCCGATCAGATTGATATCCCTGAAGACATGGACTCCCTGCAATACGCTAAAGAGGTAGCTGAACAAACGGAGATTAAAGAAGTGGAAGCCGAAGATGGAACCACCAGAAAGATTGCCGTTTTAAACCTGCAGCTTGTGCCTGATCACCTCCGCACCCGGGCCGAAAAATTCAGAAAGGAAGTGGAAACTTACTCTGATAAGTATGAAATAGATCCTACCCTGGTGCTTGCCATTATTCATACCGAGTCGTTTTTCAATCCCATGGCAAAATCTCATGCCAATGCCCTGGGGTTAATGCAAATTGTACCCCGCACCGCCGGCCGGGATGTATATCGGGTGTTAAATGGAAAAGACGCTATCCCCTCAGCTGAATATTTATTTAATCCCGACCAAAATGTGCATTTCGGCTCTACCTATATCGACATTTTGATGAACCGGTATATGCGGGGAATTGAAGACCGGACAGTACATGAGTACCTGGTAATTTGCGCTTATAACACCGGCGCCGGAAATGTGGCAAGAGCCTATATCAATTCCACCAACTTCAATAATGCCCGGGATACCATAAACGGGATGAGCGCACAGGAAAATTACGATTACCTGCTGGCGAACCTGCCCTGGGACGAAACCAAAAATTACCTGAAAAAGGTAACTGAGCGCCGGTCCCAATACAAGGAGTGGTTGGCATCGGATGACTAA
- a CDS encoding zinc-dependent metalloprotease, translated as MKKILLFLSLIILVPAWANAQKGDKDKKEEDKFTELTKDAEHIEGFFDLYKTDDALYLAVTEEQLNNDFLMNFEIEQGIGSSGLYGGTMLSVFEGLLVRLEKQEGKLMLVQKPHRYVAEEGTPEAVSVELGYGNSILETAKVETTNDDGVMLVNVYDWFVGDLSNIGQRVSFVVSSRPGQPGRASFDKSRSYLKAVKSFPMNTNVTAQLTFNNSELRGPRTVADSRYIPVSIHYTMAELPEEPMSPRMADDRTGFFMTVHKDFTDDDDDTFFKRYVNKWRLECDGAPGADGLCDPVEPITYYIDHTVPEAYRETMMEGVEEWSKAFEAAGFRDAVQAEMLPEGVEPEDIRYATLRWNVSDQPGYGAIGPSVVDPRTGEILDADILFEANMILGDKEEYREMVEPRAAIDEIYNVSAEEVAMSSRSEMKSFYTEMAMQLDMVKGLLVARGQIASNDPVPKEFTDQALRWVTMHEVGHTLGLRHNFRSSVDTPLDKLYDTEWTAENGIFSSAMEYPTVNLSPQGEDNDGHYYNTSVGSYDRWVISYGYTPDDEKAAEIARMAAQPGHAYGTDEDARGSGAIDPLVNVYDLGADPLAWGKGRAALLRDLIPEVPEIALADNMPYYEATDLFNTYFFQYVRALGPTVKYIGGQYQYRDHVGDPDARMPFVQIPREKQQEALDMIIEYALAEDAFELPQEVYQQFGADRWSHWGNSNTYGGRIDYPLHQYLLGVQSSLLEALLDGTRLARIRDTEVKFGEENTITIPELMGTITNAVWSEVWAAPGSNISSNRRDVQRAYLDLMIEIVTDAPSDMPADARSVARAQLSDLNNRITRRLTPPYSFDAYTEAHLREVKARVEKALDAGLSLEN; from the coding sequence ATGAAGAAAATACTACTGTTCTTAAGCTTGATTATCCTGGTTCCGGCTTGGGCGAATGCTCAAAAAGGAGACAAGGACAAAAAAGAAGAAGACAAATTCACGGAACTGACCAAAGATGCCGAACATATTGAGGGTTTCTTTGATCTGTATAAAACAGATGATGCTCTGTATCTGGCTGTTACCGAAGAACAGCTTAACAATGACTTTCTCATGAATTTTGAAATTGAGCAAGGTATTGGTTCCTCCGGACTATACGGCGGAACCATGCTGAGCGTGTTTGAGGGGTTACTTGTACGACTTGAAAAGCAGGAAGGAAAGTTGATGCTTGTTCAAAAACCACACCGTTATGTGGCTGAAGAAGGTACACCGGAAGCAGTATCGGTAGAATTGGGATATGGGAATTCAATTCTGGAAACCGCCAAGGTTGAAACTACCAACGATGACGGTGTAATGCTGGTAAATGTGTATGACTGGTTTGTGGGCGACCTTTCCAATATTGGACAACGGGTGAGCTTTGTGGTTTCTTCACGACCGGGGCAGCCGGGACGTGCTTCTTTTGATAAATCGAGAAGCTACCTGAAAGCGGTTAAGTCATTTCCGATGAATACAAATGTGACCGCTCAGCTTACATTTAATAACAGCGAACTGAGAGGTCCGCGAACCGTAGCCGATAGCCGCTATATCCCGGTATCCATTCATTATACGATGGCGGAACTTCCTGAAGAGCCCATGAGTCCGCGTATGGCCGATGACCGTACCGGTTTTTTCATGACGGTTCATAAGGACTTTACCGACGATGACGATGATACTTTCTTCAAGCGATATGTGAACAAATGGAGACTGGAATGTGACGGAGCCCCCGGAGCTGACGGACTTTGCGATCCTGTTGAGCCCATCACCTACTATATTGACCATACCGTACCTGAAGCCTATAGGGAAACCATGATGGAAGGGGTGGAAGAATGGTCAAAGGCATTTGAAGCCGCCGGATTCAGAGATGCCGTTCAGGCCGAAATGCTGCCCGAAGGTGTTGAGCCGGAAGACATCCGCTATGCAACCCTGAGATGGAATGTGTCGGACCAGCCCGGTTATGGAGCCATTGGCCCTTCTGTAGTTGACCCAAGAACCGGAGAAATTCTGGATGCGGATATTCTTTTCGAAGCCAACATGATTCTGGGAGATAAAGAAGAATACCGCGAAATGGTAGAACCGAGAGCAGCCATTGATGAAATTTACAATGTGAGTGCTGAAGAAGTGGCGATGTCGAGCCGTTCAGAGATGAAGTCGTTTTACACGGAAATGGCCATGCAGCTTGATATGGTAAAAGGACTGCTGGTAGCCAGAGGACAAATTGCTTCCAACGATCCGGTTCCGAAAGAATTCACCGATCAGGCACTGCGATGGGTAACCATGCACGAAGTGGGGCATACGCTTGGCCTTCGCCACAATTTCCGTTCTTCGGTAGATACTCCGCTTGATAAACTATATGATACTGAGTGGACTGCTGAAAATGGAATTTTTAGCTCTGCAATGGAATATCCAACGGTGAACCTGTCTCCCCAGGGAGAAGACAATGACGGCCATTATTATAATACCAGTGTGGGTTCCTACGACCGCTGGGTAATCAGTTACGGATACACGCCGGATGATGAGAAGGCAGCGGAGATTGCCCGAATGGCAGCTCAGCCGGGTCACGCCTACGGTACCGATGAAGATGCCCGTGGTTCAGGAGCTATCGACCCGCTGGTAAACGTTTACGACCTTGGTGCCGATCCACTTGCCTGGGGTAAAGGACGTGCAGCCCTGCTGAGAGACCTTATTCCGGAAGTCCCGGAGATTGCACTGGCAGATAACATGCCTTATTACGAGGCAACCGATTTGTTCAACACGTACTTCTTCCAGTATGTGAGAGCATTGGGCCCGACGGTGAAATATATTGGTGGTCAATACCAGTACAGAGACCATGTTGGAGATCCTGATGCGCGGATGCCGTTTGTGCAAATTCCACGGGAAAAACAGCAGGAAGCACTTGATATGATTATCGAGTATGCCTTAGCTGAAGATGCGTTTGAACTTCCTCAGGAAGTATATCAGCAATTTGGAGCTGATCGATGGAGCCATTGGGGTAACTCAAACACCTATGGCGGTCGTATCGACTACCCGCTACATCAATATTTGTTAGGAGTGCAATCAAGCCTGTTGGAAGCGCTGCTTGATGGAACACGCCTGGCCCGAATCCGCGATACCGAAGTTAAGTTTGGGGAAGAAAACACTATCACCATTCCCGAACTGATGGGAACCATCACCAACGCCGTTTGGAGTGAAGTATGGGCAGCTCCGGGATCAAACATCAGCAGTAACCGCCGTGATGTACAGCGTGCGTATCTGGATCTGATGATTGAGATTGTGACAGATGCTCCATCCGATATGCCGGCTGATGCACGTTCGGTAGCCCGGGCACAACTGTCGGATCTTAATAACCGAATCACCCGTCGCCTCACTCCGCCATACAGCTTTGATGCATACACCGAAGCACATTTGCGTGAAGTGAAGGCACGAGTTGAAAAAGCACTGGATGCAGGCTTAAGCCTGGAGAACTGA
- a CDS encoding PAS domain S-box protein — translation MKKFQKLFQLNAVNIAFIYLVTGILWILFSDQLLAFIITDIEEMARYSTFKGILYVIVTAILLYLLVDFSNKRIKSATKSVDEALDSVKIATWSINLETNRNITSRYHYKLFGLKERPKKWNVQDFYDSIHPDDKDRVEQAFIEAIETKTPYKAEYRIIWPDGTVRWMKSMGNVQENDQGETTSISGIIQDITEQVDLEEKNKRRQELFERIFEQIPVMIDIYDPEVNQIRVNKAFEETLGWTNEEISEIDLLAACYPDPELKKKALKVMAEADGEWHTFEVLDKAGNTRIQEWSNIKLSDDTTIGIGLDVTDIKQKEQKLELVNRRFRRAEKIGKIGHIERDLKTGEITISQNVYNLAGLEKSSEPLDFEGILNLIHPEDFDRFLEVREEANIKGHLNDVFRIVKHGTNQTIYIHLVSEIYFDSDGNPDFVASVVQDVTQVKEYERYIEEQKELFENTIENLPIGVAVNHIDSGKVSLMNQRFSKIYGWPKNVITDLDTFFEKAYQDEEYRNRIKEMVLEDIGSKKPERMQWKGIKITTQTGEERIINAKNIPVYDQNLMISTVVDVTAQVEAEKRLAESEHNYRLLFQKSPQPMLIFNPDDLSIIEVNESAVRHYGYSREEFYTKTILDIRPDEDKEEAKQVIKNDRETTMSEPFESRHIKKNGEIINVRVTGSSITYFGKNYRLVLVNDITEQKQAEEMVLASLVEGENKERARIAQELHDGLGQYLAAANMNLDSVQGQISKLDERKQDQFNKGLNLLKHAVSETAQISRNLMPRVVDDYGLALAIEALVDNYSTTNDLDISYYQNIRDLELPREVQFNLYRIAQEALSNAVKYSKASQINVQLIKDELDLILTIDDNGIGFDTSDPDFTPGLGLQTIKTRTGALGGHFEFDSKPGKGTLISAIVPINKHTNAQ, via the coding sequence ATGAAAAAGTTTCAAAAACTTTTCCAACTTAATGCTGTAAATATTGCCTTCATTTATCTGGTGACAGGTATATTGTGGATTCTTTTCTCAGACCAGTTGCTAGCCTTCATTATTACCGATATTGAGGAAATGGCGCGTTATAGCACCTTTAAAGGCATACTATACGTAATTGTTACAGCTATTTTACTCTATCTTCTTGTTGATTTTAGCAACAAACGCATCAAATCTGCTACAAAAAGTGTGGATGAAGCTTTGGATTCAGTGAAAATCGCAACCTGGAGTATCAACCTTGAAACGAACAGAAATATTACCTCCAGATACCACTACAAACTATTTGGACTTAAAGAGAGACCAAAGAAATGGAACGTTCAGGATTTCTACGACTCCATCCATCCTGATGACAAAGATCGTGTAGAACAGGCTTTTATTGAAGCGATTGAAACTAAAACCCCTTACAAAGCAGAGTACCGTATCATTTGGCCGGACGGTACGGTGCGGTGGATGAAAAGCATGGGTAATGTTCAGGAAAATGATCAGGGAGAAACAACCTCGATATCCGGCATTATACAGGACATTACGGAACAGGTGGACCTTGAAGAAAAAAATAAGCGCAGACAAGAGCTGTTTGAGCGTATTTTCGAACAAATTCCGGTGATGATAGATATTTACGATCCGGAGGTGAATCAAATCAGGGTAAATAAAGCTTTTGAGGAAACCCTGGGATGGACTAATGAAGAAATCAGTGAAATTGACTTGCTGGCGGCCTGCTATCCTGATCCTGAATTAAAGAAAAAGGCCCTCAAGGTGATGGCTGAAGCAGACGGTGAATGGCATACTTTTGAGGTGCTTGATAAAGCCGGGAATACCCGCATCCAGGAATGGTCAAATATTAAACTCTCGGATGATACCACCATTGGAATCGGGCTGGATGTGACGGATATCAAACAAAAAGAACAAAAATTAGAGTTGGTCAACCGGCGGTTCAGAAGAGCAGAAAAAATTGGTAAGATTGGGCACATCGAACGGGATTTAAAAACCGGAGAAATCACTATATCTCAAAACGTATATAATTTAGCCGGTTTAGAGAAGAGCAGTGAACCTCTGGATTTTGAAGGAATTTTAAACCTCATCCACCCAGAAGATTTTGATCGATTTTTAGAAGTTCGTGAGGAAGCCAATATAAAAGGGCACTTAAATGATGTTTTTAGAATTGTTAAGCACGGTACTAATCAAACCATCTACATTCATTTGGTAAGTGAGATCTACTTCGACTCGGATGGAAACCCTGATTTTGTTGCTTCGGTTGTACAGGACGTTACCCAGGTTAAGGAGTACGAAAGGTATATTGAAGAGCAGAAAGAACTTTTTGAGAATACGATTGAAAACCTGCCTATTGGAGTAGCCGTAAATCACATCGATTCCGGGAAGGTTTCTTTAATGAACCAAAGGTTCTCCAAAATCTATGGCTGGCCCAAAAACGTCATCACCGATTTAGATACTTTTTTTGAGAAAGCCTATCAGGATGAAGAATACCGCAACCGCATAAAAGAAATGGTGCTGGAGGACATTGGCTCCAAAAAACCTGAGCGGATGCAATGGAAAGGAATCAAAATTACAACTCAGACTGGGGAGGAACGAATCATCAACGCTAAAAACATCCCGGTTTATGATCAAAACCTGATGATTTCTACGGTGGTGGATGTAACAGCACAAGTGGAAGCAGAGAAGAGGTTGGCAGAATCTGAACACAATTACCGGCTGCTTTTTCAGAAAAGCCCCCAGCCCATGTTAATTTTTAATCCGGACGACCTATCCATCATTGAGGTGAATGAATCTGCTGTGCGGCATTACGGTTATTCACGGGAAGAATTTTATACCAAAACGATATTAGATATCCGTCCTGATGAGGATAAAGAAGAAGCAAAGCAGGTTATTAAGAACGACCGCGAGACCACTATGTCTGAGCCTTTTGAATCCCGGCATATCAAAAAGAATGGTGAAATCATCAATGTGCGTGTTACCGGTTCATCAATTACCTATTTCGGTAAAAACTACCGCCTGGTGCTGGTGAATGATATCACCGAGCAGAAGCAAGCGGAGGAGATGGTGCTGGCCTCACTTGTAGAAGGCGAAAATAAAGAGCGGGCTCGTATTGCTCAGGAACTTCATGACGGACTTGGCCAATACCTTGCAGCGGCCAATATGAACCTGGATTCCGTGCAAGGTCAAATTTCTAAACTGGATGAACGCAAACAGGATCAGTTTAATAAAGGGTTGAATTTACTGAAGCATGCGGTTTCAGAAACGGCCCAGATTTCCCGCAACCTGATGCCTCGTGTAGTTGATGATTACGGGCTGGCTTTAGCCATCGAGGCCCTCGTTGATAATTACAGTACCACCAACGATTTGGACATCAGCTACTACCAAAACATCAGGGATCTCGAATTGCCCAGAGAAGTACAATTTAATCTCTATCGCATTGCACAGGAGGCACTTTCTAATGCGGTAAAATACTCTAAGGCTTCACAGATTAATGTTCAGCTCATTAAAGATGAGCTTGATTTGATCCTTACGATTGATGATAATGGCATTGGCTTTGATACATCTGATCCGGACTTTACACCGGGATTGGGGTTACAAACTATTAAAACGAGAACAGGGGCGCTTGGCGGCCACTTTGAATTCGATTCAAAACCCGGCAAGGGGACATTAATCAGCGCAATCGTTCCTATCAACAAACATACAAATGCCCAATAA
- a CDS encoding response regulator — translation MKFLVVDDEKDVEMLFRQKFRKEIRSNALELEFAFSGDEAIEILRSNHPPEVVYIFSDINMPGMSGLELLEKVKTDFPQIKVSMISAYGDQHNYDKAMESGAKAFFTKPIDFEELREEINQLIHQ, via the coding sequence ATGAAATTTTTAGTGGTGGATGATGAAAAAGACGTTGAAATGCTGTTTCGTCAAAAATTCAGAAAAGAAATACGGAGCAATGCCCTGGAACTGGAATTTGCCTTTTCCGGCGATGAAGCCATCGAGATTTTGAGAAGTAATCACCCCCCCGAGGTTGTGTATATATTCTCTGATATCAACATGCCGGGGATGTCGGGACTGGAGCTTCTGGAAAAGGTGAAAACTGATTTCCCGCAAATAAAGGTAAGCATGATATCTGCCTATGGCGACCAGCATAATTACGACAAAGCCATGGAATCGGGCGCAAAAGCATTTTTTACCAAGCCCATCGATTTTGAAGAACTCAGAGAAGAAATCAACCAATTGATTCACCAATAG
- a CDS encoding PP2C family protein-serine/threonine phosphatase → MEKHRILVVDDEPDLQMLILQRFRKQIKEDEYEFFFAENGEEALDMLSESHNISLVLSDINMPRMDGLTFLTETQKLENPMFKTVIVSAYGDMDNIRTAMNRGAFDFVTKPIDFTDLNATIEKTLKEIQLIQDGIQHKKTLEAVQTDLETAARIQQKMLPQEFPPFPDRSEFSIYAEMYTAKQVGGDFYDFFMLDEHHLGFVCADVSGKGVPASLYMAVSRTTIKAIASQIQDPALCLSTVNTMLIPESDLTTFVTAFYGVMDVRTGKVQYCNGGHNLPYIVRNDGTVEEVETTEGILLGKIEPFNFETKEFTLEPGEKILLFTDGVTEATAVDGSMYEEPRLEAFLEKHSKDNINKLVRSLIVDVLKFMGKADQSDDITVLSVGYNG, encoded by the coding sequence ATGGAAAAGCATAGAATATTAGTGGTTGATGATGAACCGGATCTGCAGATGTTGATCTTGCAACGGTTCCGCAAACAAATAAAAGAGGACGAATACGAATTTTTCTTTGCCGAAAACGGAGAAGAAGCCCTCGATATGCTAAGCGAATCGCATAACATTTCCCTGGTTTTATCTGATATCAATATGCCCCGGATGGACGGGCTCACCTTTCTGACGGAGACGCAGAAACTCGAAAACCCCATGTTCAAAACCGTGATAGTTTCCGCCTATGGAGATATGGATAACATCCGCACCGCGATGAACCGGGGTGCTTTTGATTTTGTAACCAAGCCCATCGACTTCACCGACCTGAATGCCACCATCGAAAAAACGCTGAAAGAAATACAACTCATTCAGGATGGCATTCAACACAAAAAAACGCTGGAAGCCGTACAAACCGACCTGGAAACAGCGGCCCGTATTCAGCAGAAGATGCTGCCCCAGGAGTTCCCACCTTTCCCCGACCGCTCAGAGTTCAGCATTTACGCCGAGATGTATACCGCCAAACAGGTAGGTGGTGATTTTTATGATTTCTTTATGCTGGATGAACACCACCTGGGCTTTGTATGTGCCGATGTTTCCGGCAAAGGAGTTCCGGCCTCTTTATATATGGCGGTCTCCCGGACAACCATCAAAGCCATTGCCTCACAGATTCAGGACCCTGCCCTTTGTCTGTCAACAGTTAATACCATGCTGATTCCGGAAAGTGATCTCACCACTTTTGTTACCGCTTTTTATGGGGTGATGGATGTTCGAACCGGCAAGGTGCAATATTGCAACGGCGGGCATAACCTGCCTTACATCGTCCGAAATGACGGAACGGTTGAAGAAGTTGAAACCACGGAAGGAATTCTGCTTGGTAAAATTGAACCCTTCAATTTTGAGACGAAAGAATTTACACTCGAACCGGGTGAAAAAATCCTCCTCTTCACCGATGGCGTCACCGAGGCAACAGCTGTAGATGGCTCCATGTATGAAGAACCCCGTCTGGAAGCCTTTCTGGAAAAGCATAGCAAAGATAACATCAATAAACTGGTGCGCAGCCTGATAGTGGATGTGCTGAAGTTTATGGGCAAAGCCGATCAGTCGGATGATATCACGGTTCTTTCCGTTGGGTATAATGGATAG